One Anolis carolinensis isolate JA03-04 chromosome 5, rAnoCar3.1.pri, whole genome shotgun sequence DNA segment encodes these proteins:
- the gcc1 gene encoding GRIP and coiled-coil domain-containing protein 1 isoform X2, with protein MGQLGPSLQVFWTPAPSIPHSRPIHPPSPPPPVAMEKFGVSFGGGPSRKELLETVEQQREQLAQYQARLKDVVRAYKGLLKEKEALEASLRVLSVAHQPDTLDPAGPGTTSGSSLDLGEDRSSGHSEEDGAGPVTEEEEQAVGPEEESGSGGEAPGDGGRRVLQLQAQLSTLTASLATVSQEKSRAEASFQADKRRQKQEREEASRRAEEERGRLAEEARAAREQLAETKARLLAQQHDRAQEQADHAAMLRELQRLLQAERALRQEAERSLEESRGALAGKACAADRAEEAEHRARRLQREMEGLEKELAALREESARPDPQLQALQSEMAALRSHFQAQLLQEMRKMAQTEERVRAEEDRAAGLEAQISEASELLGSYERAKQRDQLAMQRLRERLSQLDLENKTLALATSSRCPVPDVGLDESGLDANVLRDRIEKLRALLRAATKQDLEEEDGEDEGGEGSLCKAEPPGEEADGEKVSSAAYYQRELKQLKEEFEHYKQQQQQHWAQKGGGQPAQGGTEGTVEGELAEVRAQLAALKETYVSLRLSHEDQARRHREQAEARRQEASRGQQRQREELERARREAREEALHLEEELRRQRERALAVLAEKELELEHLRALAWPYAAGPSPPGHRPPSPTPPPSLPPSAPQEDLTQALRLSGGPGEPPFLLYTEQLARRAVELAGLKREKRRLEGEARRLRERLLAAEEAHREELAALRERLQQSAREQGREGANLEYLKNVFFRFLTLAEGMGRQQTLGAILTVLHFSPEERQAVLGPGGAGGGGGGWWASGRR; from the exons atgggccaacttgggccctccctccaggtgttttggactccagctccctcCATTCCTCACAGCCG GCCTATCCACCcccccagtcccccccccccggtcgcCATGGAGAAGTTTGGGGTGAGCTTTGGGGGCGGTCCTAGCCGGAAGGAGCTCCTGGAGACAGTGGAGCAGCAGCGGGAGCAGCTGGCGCAGTACCAGGCCCGCCTGAAGGACGTGGTCCGGGCCTACAAGGGCCTGCTCAAGGAGAAGGAGGCTCTGGAGGCCAGCCTGAGGGTCCTCTCCGTAGCCCACCAACCAGATACCCTTGATCCGGCCGGACCGGGGACGACCTCCGGGTCCAGCCTGGACCTTGGTGAGGACAGGAGCTCTGGTCACAGCGAGGAGGACGGTGCCGGGCCTGTGACGGAGGAAGAAGAGCAGGCGGTGGGGCCGGAGGAGGAGAGCGGGAGCGGCGGAGAGGCGCCAGGGGATGGGGGCCGGCGCGTGCTGCAGCTTCAGGCCCAGCTGTCCACGCTGACGGCTTCCCTGGCCACGGTTTCCCAGGAGAAGTCCCGGGCGGAGGCCTCCTTCCAGGCGGACAAGCGGCGTCAGAAACAGGAGCGGGAGGAGGCCAGCCGGCGGGCTGAGGAGGAGCGCGGGCGCCTGGCGGAGGAGGCCCGGGCGGCCCGGGAGCAGCTGGCGGAGACCAAGGCCCGGCTCCTGGCGCAGCAGCACGACCGGGCCCAGGAACAGGCCGACCACGCCGCCATGCTGCGCGAGCTCCAGCGCCTGCTGCAAGCCGAGAGGGCCCTGCGCCAGGAGGCAGAGCGCAGCCTGGAGGAGAGCCGCGGGGCCCTGGCCGGGAAGGCCTGTGCCGCCGATCGCGCCGAGGAGGCCGAGCACAGGGCCCGCCGCCTGCAGAGGGAGATGGAGGGCCTGGAGAAGGAGCTGGCGGCCCTGCGCGAGGAGAGCGCCCGCCCCGACCCCCAGCTGCAGGCCCTGCAGTCCGAGATGGCCGCCCTGCGCAGCCACTTCCAGGCCCAGCTGCTGCAGGAGATGCGCAAG ATGGCCCAAACAGAGGAGCGTGTCCGTGCAGAGGAGGATCGAGCAGCCGGCCTGGAGGCACAGATTTCGGAGGCCTCGGAGCTCTTGGGCAGCTACGAGAGGGCCAAACAGAGGGACCAGCTGGCCATGCAGCGGTTGCGCGAGCGCCTGTCCCAGCTGGACTTGGAGAACAAGACGCTGGCCTTGGCCACCTCCAGCCGCTGCCCAGTGCCGGACGTGGGCCTTGACGAGAGCGGCCTGGATGCCAACGTGCTCCGGGACAGGATTGAGAAGCTGCGGGCCCTTCTGCGGGCAGCCACCAAGCAGGacctggaggaggaggatggggaggATGAAGGGGGGGAGGGGTCCCTGTGCAAGGCGGAGCCGCCTGGAGAGGAGGCCGACGGGGAGAAGGTGTCCTCGGCCGCCTACTACCAGCGGGAGCTGAAGCAGCTGAAGGAGGAGTTTGAGCACtacaagcagcagcagcagcagcactgggCACAGAAGGGCGGTGGGCAGCCGGCACAAGGGGGGACCGAGGGCACCGTGGAAGGGGAGCTGGCGGAGGTGCGGGCGCAGCTGGCGGCCCTGAAGGAGACGTACGTGTCCCTGCGCCTCTCCCATGAGGACCAGGCCCGGCGGCACCGGGAGCAGGCCGAGGCCCGGCGGCAGGAGGCGTCCCGGGGGCAGCAGCGGCAGCGGGAGGAGCTGGAGCGGGCCCGGCGGGAGGCCCGGGAAGAGGCCCTGCACCTGGAGGAGGAGCTGCGCCGGCAGCGGGAGCGCGCCCTGGCCGTGCTGGCCGagaaggagctggagctggaacACCTGCGCGCCCTGGCCTGGCCCTACGCCGCCGGCCCGTCCCCGCCGGGGCACCGCCCCCCTTCGCCCACCCCGCCCCCCTCGCTGCCCCCCTCGGCCCCCCAGGAGGACTTGACGCAGGCGCTGCGCCTCTCGGGGGGCCCCGGGGAGCCCCCCTTCCTGCTGTACACGGAGCAGCTGGCCCGGCGGGCGGTGGAGCTGGCGGGACTCAAGCGGGAGAAGCGGCGGCTGGAGGGGGAGGCGCGGCGGCTGCGGGAGCGGCTCCTGGCGGCGGAGGAGGCCCACCGGGAGGAGCTGGCGGCCCTGCGGGAGCGGCTGCAGCAGAGCGCCCGCGAGCAGGGCCGGGAGGGAGCCAACCTGGAGTACCTCAAGAACGTCTTCTTCCGCTTCCTGACGCTGGCCGAGGGCATGGGCCGCCAGCAGACCCTGGGCGCCATCCTCACCGTCCTGCACTTCAGCCCCGAGGAGAGGCAGGCCGTCCTGGGGCCCGGGGGGGCGGgcggcgggggtggggggtggtggGCCTCCGGGAGGAGGTAG
- the gcc1 gene encoding GRIP and coiled-coil domain-containing protein 1 isoform X3: protein MEKFGVSFGGGPSRKELLETVEQQREQLAQYQARLKDVVRAYKGLLKEKEALEASLRVLSVAHQPDTLDPAGPGTTSGSSLDLGEDRSSGHSEEDGAGPVTEEEEQAVGPEEESGSGGEAPGDGGRRVLQLQAQLSTLTASLATVSQEKSRAEASFQADKRRQKQEREEASRRAEEERGRLAEEARAAREQLAETKARLLAQQHDRAQEQADHAAMLRELQRLLQAERALRQEAERSLEESRGALAGKACAADRAEEAEHRARRLQREMEGLEKELAALREESARPDPQLQALQSEMAALRSHFQAQLLQEMRKMAQTEERVRAEEDRAAGLEAQISEASELLGSYERAKQRDQLAMQRLRERLSQLDLENKTLALATSSRCPVPDVGLDESGLDANVLRDRIEKLRALLRAATKQDLEEEDGEDEGGEGSLCKAEPPGEEADGEKVSSAAYYQRELKQLKEEFEHYKQQQQQHWAQKGGGQPAQGGTEGTVEGELAEVRAQLAALKETYVSLRLSHEDQARRHREQAEARRQEASRGQQRQREELERARREAREEALHLEEELRRQRERALAVLAEKELELEHLRALAWPYAAGPSPPGHRPPSPTPPPSLPPSAPQEDLTQALRLSGGPGEPPFLLYTEQLARRAVELAGLKREKRRLEGEARRLRERLLAAEEAHREELAALRERLQQSAREQGREGANLEYLKNVFFRFLTLAEGMGRQQTLGAILTVLHFSPEERQAVLGPGGAGGGGGGWWASGRR from the exons ATGGAGAAGTTTGGGGTGAGCTTTGGGGGCGGTCCTAGCCGGAAGGAGCTCCTGGAGACAGTGGAGCAGCAGCGGGAGCAGCTGGCGCAGTACCAGGCCCGCCTGAAGGACGTGGTCCGGGCCTACAAGGGCCTGCTCAAGGAGAAGGAGGCTCTGGAGGCCAGCCTGAGGGTCCTCTCCGTAGCCCACCAACCAGATACCCTTGATCCGGCCGGACCGGGGACGACCTCCGGGTCCAGCCTGGACCTTGGTGAGGACAGGAGCTCTGGTCACAGCGAGGAGGACGGTGCCGGGCCTGTGACGGAGGAAGAAGAGCAGGCGGTGGGGCCGGAGGAGGAGAGCGGGAGCGGCGGAGAGGCGCCAGGGGATGGGGGCCGGCGCGTGCTGCAGCTTCAGGCCCAGCTGTCCACGCTGACGGCTTCCCTGGCCACGGTTTCCCAGGAGAAGTCCCGGGCGGAGGCCTCCTTCCAGGCGGACAAGCGGCGTCAGAAACAGGAGCGGGAGGAGGCCAGCCGGCGGGCTGAGGAGGAGCGCGGGCGCCTGGCGGAGGAGGCCCGGGCGGCCCGGGAGCAGCTGGCGGAGACCAAGGCCCGGCTCCTGGCGCAGCAGCACGACCGGGCCCAGGAACAGGCCGACCACGCCGCCATGCTGCGCGAGCTCCAGCGCCTGCTGCAAGCCGAGAGGGCCCTGCGCCAGGAGGCAGAGCGCAGCCTGGAGGAGAGCCGCGGGGCCCTGGCCGGGAAGGCCTGTGCCGCCGATCGCGCCGAGGAGGCCGAGCACAGGGCCCGCCGCCTGCAGAGGGAGATGGAGGGCCTGGAGAAGGAGCTGGCGGCCCTGCGCGAGGAGAGCGCCCGCCCCGACCCCCAGCTGCAGGCCCTGCAGTCCGAGATGGCCGCCCTGCGCAGCCACTTCCAGGCCCAGCTGCTGCAGGAGATGCGCAAG ATGGCCCAAACAGAGGAGCGTGTCCGTGCAGAGGAGGATCGAGCAGCCGGCCTGGAGGCACAGATTTCGGAGGCCTCGGAGCTCTTGGGCAGCTACGAGAGGGCCAAACAGAGGGACCAGCTGGCCATGCAGCGGTTGCGCGAGCGCCTGTCCCAGCTGGACTTGGAGAACAAGACGCTGGCCTTGGCCACCTCCAGCCGCTGCCCAGTGCCGGACGTGGGCCTTGACGAGAGCGGCCTGGATGCCAACGTGCTCCGGGACAGGATTGAGAAGCTGCGGGCCCTTCTGCGGGCAGCCACCAAGCAGGacctggaggaggaggatggggaggATGAAGGGGGGGAGGGGTCCCTGTGCAAGGCGGAGCCGCCTGGAGAGGAGGCCGACGGGGAGAAGGTGTCCTCGGCCGCCTACTACCAGCGGGAGCTGAAGCAGCTGAAGGAGGAGTTTGAGCACtacaagcagcagcagcagcagcactgggCACAGAAGGGCGGTGGGCAGCCGGCACAAGGGGGGACCGAGGGCACCGTGGAAGGGGAGCTGGCGGAGGTGCGGGCGCAGCTGGCGGCCCTGAAGGAGACGTACGTGTCCCTGCGCCTCTCCCATGAGGACCAGGCCCGGCGGCACCGGGAGCAGGCCGAGGCCCGGCGGCAGGAGGCGTCCCGGGGGCAGCAGCGGCAGCGGGAGGAGCTGGAGCGGGCCCGGCGGGAGGCCCGGGAAGAGGCCCTGCACCTGGAGGAGGAGCTGCGCCGGCAGCGGGAGCGCGCCCTGGCCGTGCTGGCCGagaaggagctggagctggaacACCTGCGCGCCCTGGCCTGGCCCTACGCCGCCGGCCCGTCCCCGCCGGGGCACCGCCCCCCTTCGCCCACCCCGCCCCCCTCGCTGCCCCCCTCGGCCCCCCAGGAGGACTTGACGCAGGCGCTGCGCCTCTCGGGGGGCCCCGGGGAGCCCCCCTTCCTGCTGTACACGGAGCAGCTGGCCCGGCGGGCGGTGGAGCTGGCGGGACTCAAGCGGGAGAAGCGGCGGCTGGAGGGGGAGGCGCGGCGGCTGCGGGAGCGGCTCCTGGCGGCGGAGGAGGCCCACCGGGAGGAGCTGGCGGCCCTGCGGGAGCGGCTGCAGCAGAGCGCCCGCGAGCAGGGCCGGGAGGGAGCCAACCTGGAGTACCTCAAGAACGTCTTCTTCCGCTTCCTGACGCTGGCCGAGGGCATGGGCCGCCAGCAGACCCTGGGCGCCATCCTCACCGTCCTGCACTTCAGCCCCGAGGAGAGGCAGGCCGTCCTGGGGCCCGGGGGGGCGGgcggcgggggtggggggtggtggGCCTCCGGGAGGAGGTAG
- the gcc1 gene encoding GRIP and coiled-coil domain-containing protein 1 isoform X1, translated as MRAQAHTQAVNRRGPSREETLPRMRGAVLLAERRPIHPPSPPPPVAMEKFGVSFGGGPSRKELLETVEQQREQLAQYQARLKDVVRAYKGLLKEKEALEASLRVLSVAHQPDTLDPAGPGTTSGSSLDLGEDRSSGHSEEDGAGPVTEEEEQAVGPEEESGSGGEAPGDGGRRVLQLQAQLSTLTASLATVSQEKSRAEASFQADKRRQKQEREEASRRAEEERGRLAEEARAAREQLAETKARLLAQQHDRAQEQADHAAMLRELQRLLQAERALRQEAERSLEESRGALAGKACAADRAEEAEHRARRLQREMEGLEKELAALREESARPDPQLQALQSEMAALRSHFQAQLLQEMRKMAQTEERVRAEEDRAAGLEAQISEASELLGSYERAKQRDQLAMQRLRERLSQLDLENKTLALATSSRCPVPDVGLDESGLDANVLRDRIEKLRALLRAATKQDLEEEDGEDEGGEGSLCKAEPPGEEADGEKVSSAAYYQRELKQLKEEFEHYKQQQQQHWAQKGGGQPAQGGTEGTVEGELAEVRAQLAALKETYVSLRLSHEDQARRHREQAEARRQEASRGQQRQREELERARREAREEALHLEEELRRQRERALAVLAEKELELEHLRALAWPYAAGPSPPGHRPPSPTPPPSLPPSAPQEDLTQALRLSGGPGEPPFLLYTEQLARRAVELAGLKREKRRLEGEARRLRERLLAAEEAHREELAALRERLQQSAREQGREGANLEYLKNVFFRFLTLAEGMGRQQTLGAILTVLHFSPEERQAVLGPGGAGGGGGGWWASGRR; from the exons ATGCGCGCGCAGGCACACACGCAAGCCGTCAACCGCCGAGGTCCTAGCAGGGAGGAAACGCTTCCGCGCATGCGTGGCGCGGTGCTGCTGGCCGAGAGAAG GCCTATCCACCcccccagtcccccccccccggtcgcCATGGAGAAGTTTGGGGTGAGCTTTGGGGGCGGTCCTAGCCGGAAGGAGCTCCTGGAGACAGTGGAGCAGCAGCGGGAGCAGCTGGCGCAGTACCAGGCCCGCCTGAAGGACGTGGTCCGGGCCTACAAGGGCCTGCTCAAGGAGAAGGAGGCTCTGGAGGCCAGCCTGAGGGTCCTCTCCGTAGCCCACCAACCAGATACCCTTGATCCGGCCGGACCGGGGACGACCTCCGGGTCCAGCCTGGACCTTGGTGAGGACAGGAGCTCTGGTCACAGCGAGGAGGACGGTGCCGGGCCTGTGACGGAGGAAGAAGAGCAGGCGGTGGGGCCGGAGGAGGAGAGCGGGAGCGGCGGAGAGGCGCCAGGGGATGGGGGCCGGCGCGTGCTGCAGCTTCAGGCCCAGCTGTCCACGCTGACGGCTTCCCTGGCCACGGTTTCCCAGGAGAAGTCCCGGGCGGAGGCCTCCTTCCAGGCGGACAAGCGGCGTCAGAAACAGGAGCGGGAGGAGGCCAGCCGGCGGGCTGAGGAGGAGCGCGGGCGCCTGGCGGAGGAGGCCCGGGCGGCCCGGGAGCAGCTGGCGGAGACCAAGGCCCGGCTCCTGGCGCAGCAGCACGACCGGGCCCAGGAACAGGCCGACCACGCCGCCATGCTGCGCGAGCTCCAGCGCCTGCTGCAAGCCGAGAGGGCCCTGCGCCAGGAGGCAGAGCGCAGCCTGGAGGAGAGCCGCGGGGCCCTGGCCGGGAAGGCCTGTGCCGCCGATCGCGCCGAGGAGGCCGAGCACAGGGCCCGCCGCCTGCAGAGGGAGATGGAGGGCCTGGAGAAGGAGCTGGCGGCCCTGCGCGAGGAGAGCGCCCGCCCCGACCCCCAGCTGCAGGCCCTGCAGTCCGAGATGGCCGCCCTGCGCAGCCACTTCCAGGCCCAGCTGCTGCAGGAGATGCGCAAG ATGGCCCAAACAGAGGAGCGTGTCCGTGCAGAGGAGGATCGAGCAGCCGGCCTGGAGGCACAGATTTCGGAGGCCTCGGAGCTCTTGGGCAGCTACGAGAGGGCCAAACAGAGGGACCAGCTGGCCATGCAGCGGTTGCGCGAGCGCCTGTCCCAGCTGGACTTGGAGAACAAGACGCTGGCCTTGGCCACCTCCAGCCGCTGCCCAGTGCCGGACGTGGGCCTTGACGAGAGCGGCCTGGATGCCAACGTGCTCCGGGACAGGATTGAGAAGCTGCGGGCCCTTCTGCGGGCAGCCACCAAGCAGGacctggaggaggaggatggggaggATGAAGGGGGGGAGGGGTCCCTGTGCAAGGCGGAGCCGCCTGGAGAGGAGGCCGACGGGGAGAAGGTGTCCTCGGCCGCCTACTACCAGCGGGAGCTGAAGCAGCTGAAGGAGGAGTTTGAGCACtacaagcagcagcagcagcagcactgggCACAGAAGGGCGGTGGGCAGCCGGCACAAGGGGGGACCGAGGGCACCGTGGAAGGGGAGCTGGCGGAGGTGCGGGCGCAGCTGGCGGCCCTGAAGGAGACGTACGTGTCCCTGCGCCTCTCCCATGAGGACCAGGCCCGGCGGCACCGGGAGCAGGCCGAGGCCCGGCGGCAGGAGGCGTCCCGGGGGCAGCAGCGGCAGCGGGAGGAGCTGGAGCGGGCCCGGCGGGAGGCCCGGGAAGAGGCCCTGCACCTGGAGGAGGAGCTGCGCCGGCAGCGGGAGCGCGCCCTGGCCGTGCTGGCCGagaaggagctggagctggaacACCTGCGCGCCCTGGCCTGGCCCTACGCCGCCGGCCCGTCCCCGCCGGGGCACCGCCCCCCTTCGCCCACCCCGCCCCCCTCGCTGCCCCCCTCGGCCCCCCAGGAGGACTTGACGCAGGCGCTGCGCCTCTCGGGGGGCCCCGGGGAGCCCCCCTTCCTGCTGTACACGGAGCAGCTGGCCCGGCGGGCGGTGGAGCTGGCGGGACTCAAGCGGGAGAAGCGGCGGCTGGAGGGGGAGGCGCGGCGGCTGCGGGAGCGGCTCCTGGCGGCGGAGGAGGCCCACCGGGAGGAGCTGGCGGCCCTGCGGGAGCGGCTGCAGCAGAGCGCCCGCGAGCAGGGCCGGGAGGGAGCCAACCTGGAGTACCTCAAGAACGTCTTCTTCCGCTTCCTGACGCTGGCCGAGGGCATGGGCCGCCAGCAGACCCTGGGCGCCATCCTCACCGTCCTGCACTTCAGCCCCGAGGAGAGGCAGGCCGTCCTGGGGCCCGGGGGGGCGGgcggcgggggtggggggtggtggGCCTCCGGGAGGAGGTAG